The Synergistota bacterium region AATCTATTATCGCCAAAATTATTAAGAAGGGCAATACCTTCAAAAGAGTGAAGAATATAAGCTTGCTTATAAGAAAGAGATTAGCCGGAAATGGAATGAGTATTGCTTTAAGATAGGTAGGATAATCCGCCTTTATGTATCTATAAACAACATATCCAACAAGAATAGCCTTAACAAGCCCCTTTATAAGCTCAACGATCGATCTTAGGGAGAAAATCCTTCTCAGTCCATTAATCGGATTAAGCCTATTTAGATTGAAAGCAAATGGTTTAAAAGTTATATAGAAGCCAACTTGATATATGTTGACCGCAAGCGCTGCAACCAAGGCAAGGAGAAAAAAGGGAGCAACAGTCTTCAGAAAGAAACCTATTATGGCAGATTGTGCATCAACCGCGTTATCAAAATTTATATCGCTTTTAGCAACCACGTATAGACTTGAAAGGACATACCTTGCCAACGAAACTATGTTCTCTCGAAGATGCCCTTCAAGAAGTAGCATGGCAAGCAAGCCAACGCCTATTATAACGACGGAGTTGAGATCGGCGCTCCTTGCCACCTGTCCCTCCTGTCTTACTCTTCTCCTTCTGCGAGGAGTAGCAGGCTCAGTCTTCTCTTCAGCAAATAGCTGAAGATCTATTTCATTTAAGATGAACGATAACTTCTCCGAGATTCCTGATGAGACCACCTAAAACCCCCTCCATAAAGGTCTTTAAAGCAGGCAATATGAACATCAGAGTAAGGAAGGCTATCGCTATCTTAAGAGGAAAACCTATAACGAAGATATTAAGCTGTGGAATCGTTCTCCCTATTATTCCCAAACTTATATCTATTATCAGAAGAACCGCTATTATAGGAAGAGCTATCTGTATAGCAATCAAAAACATTCCTCCAAAGATAGAAACTATTTCTTTGGTTAGACCACCTGTAAATTTAGCTCCTCCAAGGGAAATAAGCTTAAAGCTGTTAAACAAAGCCATTAGAAGATAGTGATGGCAATTAGTTTCCAGAAACAGAAAGACACCAAGCAAGAACTTAAGCTGGCCGGTCAAGCTTACGCTAACACCAGCTTCAGGATCGAGAACCGAGATTATTCCAAAGCCCATTTGATAGCCGTAAATGGTACCAGCGAGTTGAAAGGCAGAAAATATCATAGAAACGGAAAAGCCCATCGCAAGCCCGGTTAAAAACTCCTTAATCGCATAAACACCAAATCTAAGCGGAGAAAAACCAGGAATCTTTAAAAAAGAATAAAGCGGATAAAAAAGTATAATGGCAAGAAAGAAAGCCAACCCGAGGCGTGCCACAGTCGGTACCGTCCTACTGTTGAAAAGCGGGGCAGAGAATAAGAAAGCTGTTATTCGCAGAAAAACAAGCAGAAAGGCATCCAGATGCTTTAGCAAATCCTGAAGCATATCTGTCCATTATCTTAATATCAAAGGGATTGAATTCCAGAGCCCCGTTGTAAAATCAATAAGAAGTCTAAACATCCAAGGACCAAAATAGATGATACTTATTAAAACCGCCACTATCTTAGGAATGAAAGTAAGGGTCTGCTCCTGTATCGAAGTGGCCGTTTGAATAATGCTTATAAGCACTCCAACAACAAGCGCTACTCCCAACATGGGAGCAGCAACCAACAACGCTGTAAAAAGAGCCTTTCTTATTATTTCTATAGCCATTGCATCGGTCATAAAGTTATCCCTCCTTATTTAAAGCTGGCAACGAGCGATCCAACGACAAGATCCCATCCATCTACCAGTACGAACAA contains the following coding sequences:
- the flhB gene encoding flagellar biosynthesis protein FlhB, with product MLNEIDLQLFAEEKTEPATPRRRRRVRQEGQVARSADLNSVVIIGVGLLAMLLLEGHLRENIVSLARYVLSSLYVVAKSDINFDNAVDAQSAIIGFFLKTVAPFFLLALVAALAVNIYQVGFYITFKPFAFNLNRLNPINGLRRIFSLRSIVELIKGLVKAILVGYVVYRYIKADYPTYLKAILIPFPANLFLISKLIFFTLLKVLPFLIILAIIDYRYQKWEFERSIRMSKQEIKEEYKQVEGDPRIKAKIREKQRELARRRMMQEVPKAQVVVTNPVMVAVALRYEPEIMNAPVVVAKGERLMAERIRRIAEEHGIPIVEDRALAWALYRSADIGDEIPPELYKAVAEVLAFVYRLREGKVAA
- the fliR gene encoding flagellar type III secretion system protein FliR encodes the protein MLKHLDAFLLVFLRITAFLFSAPLFNSRTVPTVARLGLAFFLAIILFYPLYSFLKIPGFSPLRFGVYAIKEFLTGLAMGFSVSMIFSAFQLAGTIYGYQMGFGIISVLDPEAGVSVSLTGQLKFLLGVFLFLETNCHHYLLMALFNSFKLISLGGAKFTGGLTKEIVSIFGGMFLIAIQIALPIIAVLLIIDISLGIIGRTIPQLNIFVIGFPLKIAIAFLTLMFILPALKTFMEGVLGGLIRNLGEVIVHLK
- the fliQ gene encoding flagellar biosynthesis protein FliQ, which encodes MTDAMAIEIIRKALFTALLVAAPMLGVALVVGVLISIIQTATSIQEQTLTFIPKIVAVLISIIYFGPWMFRLLIDFTTGLWNSIPLILR